CCCCCAATTCCctcatatttttatcttttccaagaGAGGGGAATACCTTATGTGTTTAACGTCATATGAAATAGTTTTAAGGTCATATTTAGCACCACATATTCAATGAAttagatttatatattttatactCAATTCtgatttcctaattttttaggTCGGTCAAAAGCTAAATTCATTATTGGATATGTGGGATAGCAGTAAATTCCTAGGTTAGAGTGGTCTTCACATGCTTAGTGTCTTTTTTATACCAAAAAGTGATGATATTACATGCAGAATTTTAGAGATTTAGCCCTGCGAATATGATTATTGGGATTTGAGAAACATTGTCTCTCTATATTAAACTTCAAGGGTTTAGTTGAATAGTAAAATAACTAAGATTTTGCACCTTATAAAACATGAAATACACTTTTGATTCTCATTCCAACTATTAATTTGTAGTAAATTAGCTCGGAACATCACATGATTGCTCCgcttataaaaaggaaaagttactTATAATCCTTTTTCACGAGATAATCCGTCTACGACTTACATTGAACGGCATCAAGGATTTTCATGTACAAATTCACTTTCTACATGGTCCAAGATGCTAATTTGTCTTATTGCCAAtgtgaggggaaaaaaagaaatcctaaCTTCATTATTTAAATTCTCTCATTTGATTGGCTAGAGTTGGTCTTCCAAACCACACCAAAAAGtttttaaagaaagtaaaatttaaaaaacccATGGAGGACAGAGCAGGTATCTTATTGGGCCATGTGCTTCTTGATTGGCCACACTCACTTCCCCATTTCTAGGAACcaaattagcattttttttatttttttttttgacaatgtcTATTATCAAGGAATAACTTAGTTTAATCCAAACGGTATCACCTGCAGTCGACTTGGTCCGAATCCTAAAATGTTGTTCCAAAGCCTTGAGTATTTCAATGAGATGAGTGATTGGATTAATATAAATTAGTAATAAAAATACTCGACCGTTCCAGTTGGGGAAGCAATTCCccaattaaaatatcaaaagaaggaaaaaaaaaaaattcactggAGAAACGTGCctgaaaaatataatgaaaaaatttaatttgttaattgcACAGATAAATTGGTGAGGCAAGATAATGAATGCTTTGCTGGAGATTGGGACCGAcaaaaattccattgaattgcGTGGGGCATTTTgcttcaattcatttttaaataaatcgatTGAACGGACGTTGGAAGGGACAAATGTGGATAGGGGTATTGATTAATATTCAGTTGATGCGATTAATTAAACCACTCAATTCAAATTAAGCAAATATTTCACTGAAGGGACATGTTTTTTCTTAATTCaatgacttttctttctttcttttgcattggaCGTTCGTGCTCCTTAAAGTAAgatctcttccttttttattttttgtgatatagAAAAGAGGAGATGATATAATTACTTAAACCTTTCTCCCTACTTTATACATTACAACCATATCCTTCCTTTGAAGTCCATTACAAGTTCATCTTTTTTGCATAGAGATCTCTTTCAAATTATTAGTGTAGCTATCAAAATTGTGAGTGTAAGCATGTAGGTACCCAATCCATGTGGTAGCATTATGGCTCTTAGCTATTGTTCTAGAGAATGTACTCAGCTTGGCCCATTCCTCTAAAGAAATTTTTATGAGATCCCtattaaataacttttttttttttggtaaaggtaagtataGTATAGATTTTGCGAAGAAGAATACAAGGGGCGGAGGCCTGGCACCAACAAAAAATAGACACTCAAGAAGACAATAGTCTAAGCAAGTGTAGGGGTACCGTGGTTCCCAACAAACATAACAAACgacgaaaagaaagaaaggaagactaaaaacaaactaaagaactgccatcaatcaaagagagaagGATGAAGATCCCAGCTCTGTTGAAGTCTTTTATTCTTTGGAATGTTAGCAACATGCTTAAACGTCATAGCTTTATCTTTAATCACCTTCGGAGGTGCATCTTCATTGCCGGAAGAAAAAGGTTTGATTGCGAAAAAGCACATTGTTACGCTCTTTCCATATGATGTAGCACATCGCACCAAAACTAAAGTGAGCCATAGTTTGATAAAAGCTTTTACCCACAAACCACTCAGATGCCCATACAAGATTCTCCATCCACTGCTTGTTTTGCCAAACAAGGTTAAATTTTGctgcccaaaaagaaacaagggTACTCGAAATGTGACAAGCAAAGAACAAGAAGGGGGCAATTGGTAGGCAAAATTCTACCATGAGAGATAAGCAACACCTGAGTTGGCAGTCGATTGCAAGTGATAAGCCAAAGATGAGTTTGATATCTTGGGGGCAAGGAAGTGCTCCAAATAAAGGAGGCCCAAGTGGCAGCATTGCCCTTTGGCCGAATCAACTCCCAAGTAGAGGCGGAGGAAAAACGACCAGAGGGGTGGGGCAGCCAATGAAAGCGATCATCTTCTTGGTTAAACACCGGGAGGGGATTCCACCAATTGGCCAAGATGTTGATCACGTACCAGCCCATGGGCGTGGTAAATCCTTCAAGCAATCGTCGCTAGTCGGGAGATACCGGAGTGGTATATATCTTGGTTGGAGAAGATCCTGTATAAAGGGCCATTTGGTTGGAGAAGATCCTATTGAATAACATTTTGACTTCTAGTTTTGGCAAAAAGATAATCATCGAGTCATTTTCTTTCCAGACGCCACATATAAAGAAACCTACCAACAATGAAGAAGAGCTGAATAGGTCCGTATGGCAAATGATTGGAAATTCAAGAACTATACATAAAAAGATATTGTTAACAGGTATTCCCAAAAGACACACACTAGCTATAGTAAAGACATATTTTGATATCCCAATTATTAATTATAGCGACTGGGGCACCTGTTGACAATTTAATCTTTATATAAATCCCATCAATATATTTCCTTAGTACAGAGGATTTGTAAAGATGAGCTATTTTTGCGTACAAATATCTATTATTTTTGTTGCCATTACCTGCCTAGAAATATCAAAACAAgggctccttttcttttgttaacatgATAAAGCCATGACGAAATGTTGAATGTTGGTGTGTTTTTCCAGAATAAGGCATGCATGCATTGCTCGACTTTGTCTGGTTCTCTCTGGTTTATGAATGCTTCTCATTCCTCATCGCAAGTGACAGGTGAATAATAAGGACGTTGGGAGTGGGAGGTGGGTAACGAGATTCGATCACATCTCTCTGAAAGTACATGAAAATGACAAAGAGTGTGATCGCGGTAACGTAGATTAGACGAATATTTAAGACCAACTTCCAACGCATTGCAAAGCTCGGTAATTAAGTCGGTAGGAATTAGGGTTCAGGGATTTAGGTTTGATTTTTCAGTTCATGGAAATTATAGTTTTCGACTAgggatttgtttaaattgggCATTTGTCGATCTCCTAAATCGTGTAATATTTTCCCGtccttttttgtctttaaaGAAAGTTTCTTATCTTGGATTTCAAGAGCAGCAAGTTGATGGCCTACTTGGATACCCCGCCACTCATTGCATAAGGCTCCAAATTCTCTGGGCTGGTATGCCTACCAATGATTGATGTCAGAGAAGAGTGCGAATATATTATAAGTTTCTAATTCCTACAAGACAAAAACTGCTCCTAAATCATACTATTGTGCTACTCTCGATGTCTTTACCAAATTTGAAAGACAAGACAAAAAAACTGTGAAATTCAGACATGCTAGTacatttcttccttctctttttcgcTCATTTGGCCTTTGTCTTTATTTCAACTGTTGAGTTAGCTTTTACTACCGGGAAAGTAGTGAATTTGAAGATTGTCTTCAATTTGGTTTCTGGGTTTATCATTCTTTTTACAGCTGCCACACAAAGACAAAGATCAGCAGCCTCTGAAAAACCAAAATTCTATTCAAAGTGGATATCTTTATttagttgttttctttttgttttgaagAAGAGGAATGCTACCGAATTCACGCTTTTGCAGGGCCCATAATTGTGCTGAAGTAGGCCCAATTTGGGGCATGATTCTCCAAGAAGCAAAGGCAAAGCTGCTGGTGCAGACCCACAATTGGACCTATCCTAAACTTTCCTTTGTATTGTAGATAAAGCCTCTTCATAAgcccaacttttctttttcccctggAAATGCAGATCTCAGTAGTGCTTTTGGAATGTATTACATCTTTTCAATGTGCATAATGTATACCGGGATAAGGGTACTTGTTTACAAGTTGCTCGATAGGACTGAGTCGAAAATGAGACTAAGATGGTACGGCAGGAGGGTGAATATCATCGGTCTAGGATTACTGCATTGTGATATTTCAGAGagtattgaaaagaaaaatctcatatgaTTTTTATTGTCATATCGGAGACCAAAATTCGAAATTGAAGACTCTATTGTTCGTAGATGCTACTTCTCTAGGAAAAAGTCAACAGTCTTCGCCTtcataaaacaattaaaaatagtaTGACGATGTATTATACAGGCCTAAAAGACTTTTTTACGAGAAAAGTGGGATAACTACGATCGAAGCTATCAAAAACGGAGGCAAAACCAGAAGAGAACGACAGTGGGCTCCGACAGACGATGACGCTTGAGCTGTTCTTGTCATGTCCCCATCGGCATCGTTTCCTTCGGACGTGTGTCGCACGGTTCTTGCGGACCCGCTTCTTGCTGCGGCGGCATCGCACAAGCCGATGCCCAAATCATGAGAAGAGCCCGAACCATCTTCGAAGCCGCCGCCCGCATCGTAGCAGAGTCCTGAGTTGTTGTAGAGCCTCAGtttcctcttcatcctccagaCCGTCTCCTTCCCAAATGGGATCGGACCCGTCAGTTGGTTGTCGTTCAGCCTCAGCTCCGCGATGCTCCTCAAGTTCCAAAAGCTCTCCGGTATCGAGCCACTCAGGCGGTTCCGGTCAAGGTGGAGCACGCGCAGGCTCGGCAACCGGCCTAGCGATTCGGGGATCGGTCCGTGCAGGTTCATGTCTGATAGTACTAGAATCGTTAGAACGTTCATACCAGCGAAGGCGTCATCCGGTATGGTTACGGATTCCATCGGGTTTCCTTTCAGCACGAGTGCTTCGAGAGAAGTCATGTCCTTGAGCGACTCGGGGAATGGACCCGAAAGGCCATTGTAGCTCAGGTCCAACAAAATGAGGTCTCGGAGACGGTTGATCGACTCGGGGATAGGACCGGTGAGGTAATTGTGGCTGAGGTCGATTTTGATCAACGAGAGGCATGTTCCTAGGGACGGCGGGATCAGACCGGTTAAGAGGTTCTGGTTCAGGTCCAGCACACTCAAGGACGGGAAGCCGAAGCCCGGTATCGACCCGGTCAGTTTATTTCCGCTCAAATCGAGCGACCTTAaaccggcgacccgacccagAGAACCCGGTATCGAACCATTGAGGTCGTTCTTGTGGAGATCAAGGACCCTCAAGCGGGTCAAGTTCCCAATTTCACTAGGAATTGGACCCACATGCCCATTTTCCCTAAGCACCAAAGTTTGCAATGTGGAGCCAAGTTTGCCCAGGAATGCCGGGATCGGCTGAGGATTGTAGCTGAAGCAGCGGTAAAAGAACAAGGTCCTGAGGTGAGGCAGCCTGGTCACGGCCGGTGAGATGTAGGACCAGGCTGGGTCGCAGGTCGGGAACGCGGTGTCATCCGACAGTTCCCGAACGAGAGCGACACGACATGGTACACACCATGCTTGTCGGGCATGCACTCGATGCCGTGCCACCGGCCCCGGCACACGTCTACGATGCCCGCGGCCCACTCGTTCCCCGTGGCGCGCATGACGTCGTACACGGCCTCCTGCTCCCGGGGGTCGGTCCGGGCCCCATTCTTCGGCCCGTTCTGTGGGGTGTCGACGAGGCCGGAGTCCGAGGGGATCACGGTGAAGGGCGCGGCGAGAGGCGCTAGACAAAAGAGGAGGATTGGGAGGAAAAGATGGAGTTTCATCTTAAtggggaaggaggaaggaataaaggagggagagagtgatCGTTGATGGAACTGCGTGTGTGCGGGGATTTGTTATAAGGAGGGAATGGGAGGATGAGATTGAATAAGGTTGGTGCGGACATTGAAGTGAGCTAGTTATAGGAATCACGAGGATGGAGAGGAAACGAAATAAATGCGTGGATTTCTCGAAGCATTCAATGAGTTTCACGGGACTTTTGCTCGGCCGGGCCTTCGAGGTCCTCGTCTAACTGGGCTTGCAATGTCCAAAATAGTCAACAGCCACGTAGGACGGCCGGCACgtaaaattttagaactaagtTAGCAAAATCGAAAAGTTTTAAACTGAATTGGCattcatataatagatttatgattgattaagaaatttttcCTTAACGACTAGGCctagaaatttggcaaatcatATGGCCAACAAGAATCGAAGCGATCAGACATGATTAGATTGAAAGAGTTTTTGCAAATCTTAGATCCAACAAATATTTTGCACACGTTTTCATTGTGCCCAATTGTTAAAGGTAAGTACTATTTGTACGCTACGGAGCATTAATACTCTCTGAAAGTTTTCATGTTGTGTTGGGCATTCCAATACATGTTCAACACTCGATCAACACATGTCGGAAAATTTGACATCTAGTCAACTTTCTTAATACCCTTTAACACTCGAGTCCGGAATTCTGACATGCAAATTCGGAATTTCAACACATATagagtcaattttaatttttttaataaataataggtcaaaatgtaaatgtgtaaaataataaagggagaagaaaaagacctgatattttcttctcttccgacTCTCACTTCCCATGACACAAATTTATcacccaagtttatttttttctcttctctaatGACATTGGCATGCGAGTGCAAAGTATGAATTGATtgttttttgtcaaattaaaataatgaataatattaaatatttgtggattaatttttttgtaaattcattttatgctttattatttatttatttataaatttgaatcaaattaatttgattcaaataatcataaaaatgatcatttatcgtgtatatataatatataatatatcacaACGTAtcagaattctttattttttgagaaacgatGTGTCAGCGTATCGTATTGTGTCGCATATCGCGTGTCAGTATTGGTGCTACTTAGTTGTATGGGACAATAAGGAAACAATCTCGTTCAAAATCATGTTTAAACAACAGCCCCCAATCAATTGTATATGCATCTCATACATGCACCAAACTTTTTATCGATTCGAACTGGACTCAAGTTGGTGTTTTACAATCGTTTCGAGTATCAGAATTCACCAAAAGTAGCCTGGAGTAAATCAGACTTGCTGGATAAGGAGAAGAGATGTCGGGTAAAGTGTTAGAAGCAAagtttcgtactttgaaaatgGCTTATAAAGCACAGCAGAAGAGCATTCTAATGACCAAAGAAGGTCGGACCAATGGGTACGTGACTGGATAAAGATTTCAATGGTTATTTTGAAGTTTAGAAGCCCTTAGtaaaaaaaacacatatcaaaGTGGTGGGTGGCACTTATGAAGTTCATGATCGACGCTCTCTCGGTCGAATGGAATTCGGTTTCATTCCAGAGTCGAGTGATTTCTGATTGTTATTCTTTATAAAGAGGTTGAATATTTGCAATGATGGAAAAGGAGTGATACAGTGTTGCGAGAGAAGCTAGAGTCTATTGATGCATTTCTGGAAGCATGGACTAGGAAGTAGCACCATTGTATGGGCCGCTACGGCTCCAGAATTATGGAGCGGATTGCGGCCTTTTTGGAATCGTTAGAGCTAGGAGAATGGAGTAGGCTAAGTGAAAGACTGGGTAACTGAAAATCTGATTCGTActtcttttatctctatttgtttgtgttcttttttttgtttcatgaaacacaatttctgttcttttgttaggagaataaaaaaaaatatagaaacgcgtttgtttacactttttgttttgaaaacagatttggaatgtaaacaataaataataaaaagcttGTTTTCGGTTCCTAGAAACACTTCGAGAAACAATTTTCCCTCTcatgttttttccttcttcttttttcttcttctttttctttaaccggccatcgagggccgacgacctcgccAAAGTGTCGCGGCCCCCAACAAGGCCAACCTTGCACCGacaggcgagctcaagctcgcccccaccgcgaggcttggcctcacctgtgggccgacgagcctcactatggctgggcgaggccgtcgACTCTCGTCAatcggtcaccggccatggctaaGACCGAcaaccagccaaaaggaagaaaaatgaaaaaaataaaaataaaataaaaatatttaaaaattaaaagaaacaaaaaaaaattatacaaatttaccaaacgtatttatgttcttttctattccgaaacataaattttgtgcagttaccaaatgcgttcttctattaaaaaattgttcccgtaacaaaaatatattttttttttttctatttctattccatgaAATAATTTTGAACGAAACATTATCAAACACACCCTTAGATTCTTTCGAGTCTTTTTGGTAAAAGACTGTGATTTTGCATAAGTGTATATGTTTCCGTAGCATTATTGCATTTCTACATACGGTCCATCACTAATTTgcgcaattttttttaaggttcCTAAAATAATCAGTTCACCCCCTCCTTATTATCGTGCACATTCTGCACACATGATGAATCTAATGAATATAAGGATGATATGAGTTTACATCAAATTTGTTTGTCGTGAAGAATTTATTAGCCTCACGCAGTTTTCCATCTTCATGTTTCACGATTATctaatcatttcaaaagaagtGTCGTTCGTATAAATCAGTGATTTGATATCAATTATTAACACATTGGTGGTGTTACGGCGATGAATTTCCTTACCTTAGACATTAGAGTTACGGATAGTGTCGTGTTGCTATAATTTGAATTGGACATTTCTCATGGAGTGTGGAGAACGGtaaatattaaaattagttTGCCCCACCATGTGGGGATATATAATCTTGCCATCTCCATGCCATCTCATTGGAAGGACATGCGCCTTAATTGCACCTGATTACATGCATGCTTCCGCTACAACAACTTTACGACATTTCGTGGTAACAACGTAATAAAGATcgcataaaaaaaagaaagagatattttCTATGCTAAAAAATGAAAGTCATACACACTATATACTAGTTATAGAAAACCTAGCCATATGATTATTCAAACATTATTTACTTAAAAACGATTGTTTGTATCgcttcaaattattaattaatgaaaaatattttcatttatcaataataatatgtgtctaaaatattttgcggacgatgaaatttttttcatttatttatttttcataagtgatataagttaagatatttttcaaatacttcatatttttcgtttatttatttttcataagtgTTATAAGTTAAAATATTCTTCAAAGTCTACCATTTTTGACGACataaacgatttttttttcattttcactgtTTTAGACCCTGCTTCTAGAAACATGCGAATTCCTAGGACATCCCGATTCGTTTATCGCTTGTCGGCTAATATAAGTACGGAAGAAGTCGGCTGAAAAGTCGGTTGTCTTATCACTGGCTCGTTTCCTCGTCTCGAGGGCTGCCCAAAAGCGCGTGTCGGTCAGCTTTGGCTTTGGCTTCCGCTTCTGGAGTGTCTCGTGGGCGACCTATTATTTTGGTAACTTGgatgagaaaaagaagctattgaaagaattcaaaaatttaacaaagaaaaaccAATCCAAGTTAAACGTTGTTGGCGATCTAATTGTGTTTGATTAAAAGAAATAGTTCACACAACATGATTTACCGCTTTCCATGATTTGGTTTAGTCtccaatttttatgcaatttcaaTGAGCCATAATCTATATGGTAGTACCTAGACCAGATGAGCGACTTGCTAACCAAGTTATCTAGGCATTTTCTAGATACTTTCAATCTAGTGCCAAAATTATATCGTatgagagaaaaataatatgaaattcataggTAAAGTAACATGACAATGTATCACAAAAcccttttaatttgttttccaTTTCCAATTATCTTTTTAGCTGAAAAGCTTAGAAAAAAAGGTGGCCTGATGGGCGAGCTTAGGCAAGACCTCAGGAGGTTCGAGCCTGGGGAAACCTGGTGGGAGCCCGCTCAATGAGCAAGTCCATTGATGCCTAATTTTTAGttgtttttgtaattatatttgAACTAGATGTATGGGGTTTCATTTCACAAAAGTGAATCCGAATTTGTGAAATTGGCATGGACAATTGAGGAAGGTCTGGTATGGTGACGATCAAACTGAACAACAAATATGCTTTTATTTG
This region of Eucalyptus grandis isolate ANBG69807.140 chromosome 8, ASM1654582v1, whole genome shotgun sequence genomic DNA includes:
- the LOC120287796 gene encoding LOW QUALITY PROTEIN: protein TOO MANY MOUTHS-like (The sequence of the model RefSeq protein was modified relative to this genomic sequence to represent the inferred CDS: inserted 1 base in 1 codon); translated protein: MKLHLFLPILLFCLAPLAAPFTVIPSDSGLVDTPQNGPKNGARTDPREQEAVYDVMRATGNEWAAGIVDVCRGRWHGIECMPDKHGVYHVVSLSFGXLSDDTAFPTCDPAWSYISPAVTRLPHLRTLFFYRCFSYNPQPIPAFLGKLGSTLQTLVLRENGHVGPIPSEIGNLTRLRVLDLHKNDLNGSIPGSLGRVAGLRSLDLSGNKLTGSIPGFGFPSLSVLDLNQNLLTGLIPPSLGTCLSLIKIDLSHNYLTGPIPESINRLRDLILLDLSYNGLSGPFPESLKDMTSLEALVLKGNPMESVTIPDDAFAGMNVLTILVLSDMNLHGPIPESLGRLPSLRVLHLDRNRLSGSIPESFWNLRSIAELRLNDNQLTGPIPFGKETVWRMKRKLRLYNNSGLCYDAGGGFEDGSGSSHDLGIGLCDAAAARSGSARTVRHTSEGNDADGDMTRTAQASSSVGAHCRSLLVLPPFLIASIVVIPLFS